A window of Komagataeibacter medellinensis NBRC 3288 contains these coding sequences:
- a CDS encoding DUF1636 family protein, translated as MITLPQTISTPGNPPPVHLHVCVTCRRGLPASDNPQGRQLHDALVALAHDSPQVVIHEVSCLAACDAGCTAVVASPGKWGWLLANLGPEKAEDLLTYITAYAAARSGTVMPSRRPASLSDMVRGRFPASLFSGA; from the coding sequence ATGATCACGCTTCCACAGACGATATCCACACCGGGTAACCCGCCACCCGTCCATCTGCATGTCTGTGTTACGTGCCGCCGGGGGCTGCCCGCATCCGACAACCCGCAGGGGCGGCAGTTGCATGATGCGCTGGTGGCGCTGGCCCATGACAGCCCGCAGGTCGTCATCCATGAGGTCTCCTGCCTTGCCGCGTGCGATGCAGGCTGCACCGCCGTGGTCGCCAGCCCCGGCAAGTGGGGCTGGCTGCTGGCCAATCTTGGCCCTGAAAAAGCAGAAGACCTGCTGACCTACATCACCGCCTATGCTGCCGCGCGCAGCGGCACCGTCATGCCATCGCGCAGGCCCGCCAGCCTGTCGGACATGGTACGCGGCCGCTTTCCCGCATCGCTTTTTTCTGGAGCCTGA
- a CDS encoding histidine phosphatase family protein, which yields MNQILTCLALPVPDSLRRGHFPSPYDGPPPLPPAIRRAMSEAQLVFVPPALVLTCPSPVVRPDTGVNGMDMGTWGGMALKDLPPAELARWVADPDFAPPGGQNRAAHLAHMQAWLAALPVSPTRLCVLADTTVIRAIVVAALGGNGTMLSRLDIAPLSHTRLTRHARWRVAVVGAPLH from the coding sequence ATGAACCAGATCCTGACCTGTCTTGCCCTGCCGGTACCCGACAGCCTGCGCCGAGGCCATTTTCCCAGCCCATATGATGGCCCGCCGCCCCTGCCCCCCGCAATCAGGCGCGCCATGTCAGAGGCACAACTGGTCTTCGTACCACCTGCCCTCGTCCTGACCTGCCCATCCCCCGTCGTGCGGCCCGATACGGGCGTGAACGGCATGGACATGGGAACATGGGGGGGTATGGCACTGAAAGACCTGCCCCCTGCCGAGCTTGCCCGCTGGGTGGCTGACCCTGACTTCGCTCCGCCGGGCGGACAGAACAGGGCAGCCCATCTGGCGCATATGCAGGCCTGGCTTGCCGCCCTGCCCGTCTCCCCCACCCGGCTGTGCGTTCTGGCCGATACGACAGTGATCCGCGCCATTGTGGTAGCGGCACTGGGCGGGAACGGGACCATGCTGTCGCGGCTGGATATCGCCCCGCTCAGCCACACCAGACTGACCCGGCACGCACGCTGGCGCGTGGCGGTGGTGGGCGCGCCCCTGCACTGA
- a CDS encoding CbtB domain-containing protein: MSQDTSVLSSTGIAAPQVSIPVRDLLPWGVFGLVLASLLIYFVGAEQGATSLISGHYVHEFVHDGRHLLGFPCH, translated from the coding sequence ATGAGCCAAGATACATCCGTCCTGTCCAGCACGGGCATTGCAGCGCCGCAGGTTTCCATCCCGGTGCGAGACCTGTTGCCGTGGGGTGTGTTCGGCCTGGTACTGGCCTCGCTGCTGATCTATTTCGTTGGTGCGGAGCAGGGCGCGACCTCGCTCATCTCCGGCCATTACGTGCATGAATTCGTGCATGACGGCCGTCACCTGCTGGGCTTCCCCTGCCACTAG
- the acuI gene encoding acrylyl-CoA reductase (NADPH), giving the protein MFEALMIRRAEGVVTTRLEQIAPDTLPEGDVSVQVSHSSLNYKDAMAITRGTPVVRRFPMVPGIDLAGQVVHSDDPVYQPGDQVIATGWGLGESHWGGLAGMARLPGRWLLPRPGNLSARQAMGIGTAGFTAMLCVMALEDGGVTPASGPIIVNGAGGGVGGMAIMLLAQLGYEVVVVTGRPQLHAYLTSLGATEILPRDTLSPTGKALETARWAGGIDVVGGEALATMCASIRHGGTVAACGLAGGMNLPLTVAPFILRNVRLQGIDSVMCPRPRRMAAWARLARDVDPTRLDSMLHDAPLNDAIVTAPRILAGHIRGRTVITIA; this is encoded by the coding sequence ATGTTCGAGGCCCTCATGATCCGCCGCGCCGAAGGCGTGGTCACCACCCGGCTGGAACAGATCGCACCTGATACCCTGCCCGAAGGCGACGTAAGCGTGCAGGTCAGCCATTCCAGCCTGAACTATAAGGATGCCATGGCCATAACCCGTGGCACACCGGTGGTACGGCGCTTCCCCATGGTGCCGGGCATCGACCTTGCGGGGCAGGTGGTGCATTCGGATGATCCCGTCTACCAACCCGGCGATCAGGTCATCGCCACCGGATGGGGATTAGGGGAAAGCCATTGGGGCGGCCTTGCGGGCATGGCGCGGCTGCCGGGGCGGTGGCTGCTGCCCCGGCCCGGCAACCTGTCCGCACGGCAGGCGATGGGAATCGGCACGGCAGGCTTTACTGCCATGCTGTGCGTGATGGCGCTGGAAGATGGCGGGGTAACGCCTGCCTCAGGCCCCATCATCGTCAATGGTGCGGGTGGGGGCGTGGGCGGCATGGCCATCATGCTGCTGGCCCAGCTTGGCTATGAAGTGGTGGTCGTAACCGGCAGGCCACAGTTGCATGCCTACCTGACCAGCCTGGGGGCTACCGAAATCCTGCCGCGCGATACGCTAAGCCCAACCGGCAAGGCACTGGAGACGGCGCGCTGGGCGGGGGGAATCGATGTGGTGGGGGGTGAGGCACTGGCCACCATGTGCGCCTCCATCCGGCACGGGGGTACGGTTGCGGCCTGCGGGCTGGCAGGCGGCATGAACCTGCCGCTGACCGTGGCCCCCTTCATCCTGCGCAATGTGCGACTACAGGGAATCGACAGTGTCATGTGCCCGCGCCCGCGCCGCATGGCGGCATGGGCCCGGCTGGCGCGTGATGTGGACCCGACCCGGCTGGACAGCATGCTGCACGACGCGCCACTGAATGATGCCATTGTAACCGCCCCGCGCATCCTGGCCGGTCACATCCGGGGGCGCACGGTCATCACCATCGCCTGA
- a CDS encoding nitroreductase family protein has translation MSDVTVSSFPALSSMNALWQARYGTRPPTPPLPESPVARSLMAHRSVRAFSPTALPEGVLEAAVAAAQSASTACNMQAWSVVAVQDEQKRARIAELAGEQAFIAQAPLFLAWVADLSRLEQVGRAQDCALPGLDMLDTFVTSVIDTALAAQNAAAALESYGLGIVYVGAVRNQPEAIATELGLPPRALAVCGMSVGYPDRNHPTSIRPRLPQHVVLHRERYDAQPSVPADIAAYDERVRAARASQDQPARSWSESVLARLGNAAALHGREHLPQALRAMGFRLDQA, from the coding sequence ATGTCCGATGTTACCGTTTCTTCCTTTCCCGCCCTGTCATCCATGAATGCCCTGTGGCAGGCCCGTTACGGCACCCGGCCGCCCACGCCGCCCCTGCCCGAAAGCCCGGTGGCGCGGAGTCTGATGGCGCATCGCTCGGTGCGTGCCTTCAGCCCCACCGCATTGCCCGAAGGTGTGCTGGAAGCTGCCGTGGCGGCCGCGCAGTCGGCCTCCACCGCGTGCAACATGCAGGCATGGAGCGTGGTTGCCGTGCAGGATGAGCAAAAGCGCGCGCGGATTGCCGAACTGGCGGGCGAACAGGCGTTCATCGCGCAGGCACCGCTTTTTCTGGCATGGGTGGCTGACCTGTCGCGGCTGGAGCAGGTGGGGCGCGCCCAGGATTGCGCCCTGCCGGGACTGGACATGCTCGATACGTTCGTGACCAGCGTGATCGATACGGCTCTGGCCGCCCAGAACGCGGCCGCCGCCCTTGAATCCTACGGGTTGGGAATCGTGTATGTGGGGGCGGTGCGCAACCAGCCCGAAGCCATTGCGACCGAACTGGGCCTGCCGCCGCGCGCGCTTGCGGTGTGTGGCATGAGTGTTGGCTATCCAGACCGCAACCATCCCACAAGCATCAGGCCGCGCCTGCCGCAGCATGTCGTGTTGCACCGGGAGCGGTATGACGCACAACCGTCGGTCCCCGCCGATATCGCGGCCTATGACGAGCGTGTGCGCGCAGCCCGCGCCAGTCAGGACCAGCCGGCGCGCAGTTGGAGCGAAAGCGTGCTGGCGCGGCTGGGTAATGCTGCCGCCCTGCATGGCCGCGAACACCTGCCCCAGGCCCTGCGGGCCATGGGTTTCAGGCTGGATCAGGCATGA
- a CDS encoding branched-chain amino acid aminotransferase: MDSATSLPFTLSPNASPVTAQQRAQILANPGFGRVFTDNMVVIRYQEGRGWHDARVQPFAPLALNPACAVLHYAQEIFEGMKAYRTAESGITLFRPYANAARFAKSAARLAMPEVPEEVFVEAVRQLVRVDHAWVPDKPDESLYIRPFMIANETFLGVKPASEYLFMVIASPVGAYFGEEAVSVWVSDFCRAAPGGTGEAKCGGNYAASLLAQQEAKGHGCAQVLFLDAVERRWIEEMGGMNVFFVFDDGSLATPPLTGTILRGITRDSLLTLARAQGLTVREEPYAIDQLYADAASGRLKEVFACGTAAVVSPIGRFRGPKGDAVVGKGQGIGPVTAKLRSALIAIQRGTAPDPHNWVEKVI, from the coding sequence ATGGACAGCGCCACTTCCCTTCCCTTCACGCTTTCCCCCAATGCGTCGCCTGTCACGGCACAGCAGCGGGCGCAGATTCTGGCCAATCCCGGTTTCGGGCGTGTCTTTACAGATAATATGGTCGTTATCCGCTATCAGGAAGGCAGGGGGTGGCACGATGCCCGCGTACAGCCCTTTGCGCCGCTTGCGCTCAACCCGGCCTGTGCCGTGCTGCACTACGCGCAGGAAATTTTCGAAGGGATGAAGGCCTACCGCACGGCGGAAAGTGGCATTACCCTATTTCGCCCTTATGCCAACGCCGCGCGTTTTGCCAAATCGGCCGCCCGCCTGGCCATGCCGGAAGTGCCCGAAGAGGTGTTTGTCGAGGCCGTGCGCCAGTTGGTGCGCGTGGATCATGCATGGGTGCCGGACAAGCCCGATGAAAGCTTGTACATCCGCCCCTTCATGATTGCGAACGAGACTTTTCTTGGTGTGAAGCCTGCATCGGAATATCTGTTCATGGTCATCGCGTCTCCCGTGGGTGCCTATTTTGGCGAAGAGGCGGTGAGCGTGTGGGTATCCGATTTCTGCCGCGCCGCCCCCGGTGGCACCGGTGAGGCCAAATGCGGTGGCAACTATGCTGCAAGCCTGCTGGCCCAGCAGGAAGCTAAAGGCCATGGCTGCGCGCAGGTACTGTTCCTTGATGCGGTGGAGCGCCGCTGGATCGAGGAAATGGGCGGCATGAATGTGTTCTTCGTGTTCGATGACGGCTCCCTTGCCACCCCGCCGCTGACCGGCACCATCCTGCGTGGCATCACCCGCGATTCGCTTCTTACGCTGGCCCGCGCGCAGGGCCTGACCGTGCGCGAAGAACCCTATGCCATCGACCAGCTTTATGCCGATGCCGCGTCGGGTCGCCTCAAGGAAGTGTTCGCCTGCGGCACGGCGGCAGTGGTCTCACCCATCGGCCGTTTCCGTGGGCCAAAGGGCGATGCGGTCGTTGGCAAGGGTCAGGGCATTGGCCCCGTGACAGCGAAGCTGCGTAGCGCCCTGATCGCCATCCAGCGCGGTACGGCCCCTGATCCCCATAACTGGGTGGAAAAGGTTATCTGA
- the thiC gene encoding phosphomethylpyrimidine synthase ThiC yields MTTVASPSSPDHVTTGPIMGSAKVWSAPEGHAHIRVPFREIVLEPSANEPPVRVYDTSGPYTDPAARIDVRAGLEPIRAPWIAARNLPTVTPRAVRPEDNGFARGENLVPACPAPHRVHEGQPGQMVTQYEFARAGIITEEMIYAAHRENLGRTTMVEGAATRRADGEDFGADIPEFVTPEFVRAEIAAGRAILPANINHPELEPMVIGRNFLVKVNANIGNSAVTSSVAEEVEKMVWSIRWGADTVMDLSTGRNIHNIRDWILRNAPVPIGTVPLYQALEKVGGVPEDLTWEIFRDTLIEQAEQGVDYFTIHAGVRLRHVPLTVNRVTGIVSRGGSIMAGWCLHHHRESFLYEHFGEICDIMRRYDVSFSLGDGLRPGSIADANDAAQFAELETLGELTKIAWAKGCQVMIEGPGHVPMHKIKVNVEKQLRECGEAPFYTLGPLTTDIAPGYDHITSGIGAAMIGWFGTAMLCYVTPKEHLGLPDRNDVKVGVVTYRIAAHAADLAKGHPAARIRDDAISRARFDFRWNDQFKLSLDPDTACSYHDETLPREAHKNAHFCSMCGPKFCSMRISHDLKADAQRLAGLEQKKEEFRSNGNRIYVPVDEAVTSAE; encoded by the coding sequence ATGACCACCGTTGCTTCGCCTTCATCTCCCGACCATGTCACAACCGGCCCCATCATGGGGTCTGCCAAGGTCTGGTCCGCGCCCGAAGGGCATGCGCATATCCGCGTGCCGTTCCGCGAAATAGTACTTGAACCCAGCGCGAACGAACCGCCCGTGCGGGTGTACGACACCTCCGGCCCGTATACCGACCCGGCCGCGCGGATCGACGTGCGCGCGGGACTGGAACCGATCCGCGCCCCGTGGATCGCGGCACGCAACCTGCCCACCGTCACGCCACGCGCCGTACGACCCGAGGACAATGGCTTTGCCAGGGGCGAAAACCTTGTCCCCGCCTGTCCTGCCCCCCACCGCGTGCATGAAGGCCAGCCGGGGCAGATGGTTACGCAGTATGAGTTCGCGCGTGCGGGCATCATTACCGAAGAAATGATCTACGCCGCCCACCGCGAAAACCTTGGCCGCACCACGATGGTCGAGGGCGCCGCCACCCGTCGCGCCGATGGCGAGGATTTTGGCGCTGACATACCCGAATTCGTGACCCCCGAATTCGTACGCGCCGAAATTGCGGCGGGCCGCGCCATCCTGCCCGCCAACATCAACCACCCCGAACTTGAGCCCATGGTGATCGGGCGCAACTTCCTTGTGAAGGTGAATGCCAATATCGGCAATTCGGCCGTGACCTCATCGGTGGCGGAAGAGGTGGAAAAGATGGTGTGGTCCATCCGCTGGGGTGCCGACACGGTCATGGACCTGTCCACCGGGCGCAACATCCACAACATCCGCGACTGGATCCTGCGCAACGCGCCAGTGCCCATCGGCACGGTGCCGCTGTACCAGGCGCTGGAAAAAGTGGGCGGCGTGCCCGAGGACCTGACATGGGAGATCTTCCGCGACACGCTGATCGAGCAGGCGGAACAGGGCGTGGACTATTTCACCATCCACGCTGGCGTGCGGCTGCGGCATGTGCCGCTTACGGTCAACCGGGTAACGGGCATCGTCTCGCGCGGCGGGTCGATCATGGCGGGATGGTGCCTGCACCACCACCGCGAGAGCTTCCTGTATGAGCATTTCGGGGAGATATGCGACATCATGCGCCGTTATGATGTTTCGTTCTCGCTTGGTGACGGCCTGCGTCCCGGTTCCATCGCCGATGCGAATGACGCCGCCCAGTTCGCCGAACTGGAAACGCTGGGTGAACTGACAAAAATTGCGTGGGCCAAGGGCTGTCAGGTCATGATCGAAGGGCCGGGCCATGTGCCCATGCACAAGATCAAGGTCAATGTGGAAAAGCAGCTGCGTGAATGTGGCGAAGCGCCGTTCTACACACTTGGTCCGCTTACGACGGACATTGCACCGGGCTATGACCACATTACATCCGGCATCGGTGCCGCCATGATCGGGTGGTTCGGCACGGCCATGCTGTGTTACGTCACGCCGAAGGAGCATCTCGGCCTGCCCGACCGCAACGACGTAAAAGTGGGTGTGGTGACCTACCGCATTGCCGCCCATGCGGCCGACCTGGCCAAGGGGCACCCGGCGGCACGCATCCGTGACGATGCGATCAGCCGCGCGCGCTTCGACTTCCGCTGGAATGACCAGTTCAAGCTGTCGCTCGACCCGGATACGGCATGTTCGTACCATGATGAGACGCTGCCGCGCGAAGCACACAAGAACGCACATTTCTGTTCCATGTGCGGCCCCAAATTCTGTTCCATGCGCATAAGCCATGACCTGAAGGCCGATGCGCAGCGCCTTGCAGGGCTGGAGCAGAAAAAGGAAGAGTTCCGCAGCAACGGCAACCGGATCTATGTGCCAGTGGATGAGGCCGTGACATCGGCAGAATAA
- the ade gene encoding adenine deaminase has product MAGSVISGRIAQGSGRMVADTVIRNVRLFDLVTGELLPTDIAICGDTIVGTLEQYEGTNVIEGHGRIAVPGFIDTHLHIESSLITPFEFDRCVLPHGVTTAICDPHEMANVLGRPALDYFTQAAMRTVMDLRVNLSSCVPATHLETSGATLAAADLVAYRDHPKVIGLAEFMNIPGVLNGDPVCMEKLEAFAGGHIDGHAPLLRGRRLNGYLSAGITTDHEATTAEEALEKVRKGMMVLIRQGSVCKDLRALVPLLNPATSPFFAFCTDDRNPLEIAHEGHLDYLIRLAISLGVEPLAAYRSASLSAANAFGLRDRGMIAPGRRADIVLLDDLRECRVSDVISAGRLVNDALFAAREIIPPVGTDSISLPGPVTAKDMQVAGSGTQRPVIGLLPGQIITPFLHADLPVAGGIVQPDPAQDIARICVVARHGHNDNIGRGFVKGFGLSGGALASSVGHDSHNICVVGMNDADMALAVNHLEKTGGGFVVVRDGQVVADMPLPVAGLMSDAPFETVRDQLEVLRAAARALGCQLDEPFLQLAFLPLPVIPHLKITDFGMVDVNRMTLV; this is encoded by the coding sequence ATGGCAGGCAGCGTGATTTCCGGGCGGATCGCACAGGGTAGCGGGCGCATGGTGGCCGATACCGTCATCCGCAACGTGCGCCTGTTCGATCTGGTAACCGGGGAGCTGCTGCCAACCGATATTGCCATATGTGGTGACACCATTGTCGGCACGCTGGAGCAGTATGAGGGCACGAACGTGATCGAGGGGCATGGCCGCATTGCCGTGCCGGGCTTCATCGATACGCACCTGCATATCGAATCCTCGCTCATCACCCCGTTTGAATTCGACCGCTGCGTCCTTCCCCATGGCGTGACCACCGCCATATGCGACCCGCACGAGATGGCCAACGTGCTGGGCCGCCCAGCGCTGGACTACTTTACCCAAGCGGCAATGCGCACGGTCATGGACCTGCGGGTCAACCTGTCAAGCTGCGTGCCTGCGACCCATCTTGAAACATCGGGCGCAACCCTGGCGGCAGCAGACCTGGTGGCCTACCGGGACCATCCCAAGGTCATTGGCCTGGCCGAGTTCATGAATATTCCCGGCGTGCTGAATGGCGACCCGGTCTGCATGGAAAAGCTGGAAGCCTTTGCTGGCGGTCATATTGATGGCCATGCGCCGCTGCTGCGCGGGCGCAGGCTCAATGGTTATCTGAGTGCCGGCATCACCACCGATCATGAAGCCACGACGGCGGAAGAAGCGCTGGAAAAGGTGCGCAAGGGCATGATGGTGCTGATCCGCCAGGGGTCGGTGTGTAAGGACCTGCGTGCGCTGGTGCCGTTGCTTAACCCCGCGACGTCACCGTTCTTCGCCTTCTGCACCGATGACCGCAACCCGCTGGAAATCGCGCATGAAGGGCATCTGGATTATCTGATCCGCCTTGCCATCTCGCTGGGGGTGGAGCCGCTGGCCGCCTATCGCAGCGCCTCGCTCAGCGCAGCCAATGCCTTTGGCCTGCGCGACCGGGGCATGATCGCGCCGGGCCGGCGGGCGGATATCGTGCTGCTTGATGACCTGCGCGAATGCCGGGTGTCGGATGTGATCAGTGCGGGGCGTCTGGTCAATGATGCACTGTTTGCCGCGCGTGAGATCATTCCCCCCGTGGGCACCGACAGCATCAGCCTGCCCGGTCCCGTCACGGCAAAGGATATGCAGGTTGCGGGCAGCGGCACGCAGCGCCCCGTGATCGGCCTGCTGCCCGGCCAGATCATCACGCCGTTCCTGCATGCCGACCTGCCGGTGGCGGGTGGCATTGTCCAGCCCGACCCGGCGCAGGACATCGCGCGTATCTGCGTGGTGGCGCGGCATGGGCATAACGACAATATCGGGCGCGGGTTTGTTAAGGGGTTTGGCCTCTCGGGCGGGGCGCTGGCGTCCTCGGTCGGGCATGACAGCCACAATATATGTGTGGTTGGCATGAATGATGCGGACATGGCGCTTGCGGTCAACCATCTGGAAAAGACCGGTGGCGGCTTTGTTGTGGTGCGCGATGGACAGGTGGTGGCTGATATGCCGCTACCGGTGGCAGGGCTGATGAGCGATGCCCCGTTCGAGACCGTGCGCGACCAGCTTGAAGTGCTGCGCGCCGCCGCACGCGCGCTGGGCTGCCAGCTTGATGAACCGTTCCTGCAACTGGCCTTCCTGCCGCTGCCGGTCATCCCGCACCTCAAGATCACGGATTTCGGCATGGTGGATGTCAACCGGATGACGCTGGTCTGA
- a CDS encoding tyrosine-type recombinase/integrase codes for MTATADLSPPPAREAVATLRAYRADWVHFTQWCATHAVAPIPATPDVVAAYLRSLAEFAPATIRRRLAAIGKMHRFNNMAWNVTDERIRAALAHMLDRSRLPALLPEVVTPDMLRAMVERCDDGVRGLRDRCLLLFGFAGALRRSELVGLQVEDVSVGRAALVLNIREGETLQPVSLPLPADSPLCPAAAFAAWQQVAHRQTGPLFRAISKGERVGGRALTPYAVTRILQRRALMAEVAPDVAARLSAHALRSGYIVEALRQGMDPTVLCQHTRYRDPRALRPYERQLAHD; via the coding sequence ATGACCGCAACCGCTGATCTGTCCCCCCCGCCCGCGCGGGAAGCGGTGGCCACGTTGCGCGCCTACCGTGCCGACTGGGTGCATTTTACGCAGTGGTGCGCGACGCACGCCGTAGCCCCCATTCCCGCTACGCCAGACGTGGTGGCAGCCTATCTGCGTAGCCTTGCGGAATTTGCACCTGCCACCATTCGCCGCCGCCTGGCCGCGATTGGCAAGATGCACCGCTTCAACAACATGGCGTGGAATGTGACGGATGAACGTATCCGTGCAGCCCTTGCCCATATGCTCGACCGGTCCCGCCTCCCCGCGTTGCTGCCAGAAGTGGTGACACCAGACATGCTGCGCGCCATGGTGGAGCGGTGTGACGACGGGGTGCGGGGCCTACGGGACCGCTGCCTGCTGCTGTTCGGTTTTGCCGGTGCCCTGCGCCGCTCGGAACTGGTGGGGTTACAGGTGGAGGATGTCAGTGTGGGCCGTGCGGCGTTGGTGCTCAACATCCGCGAGGGCGAAACCCTGCAGCCGGTCAGCCTGCCCCTGCCTGCGGATAGTCCGTTGTGTCCCGCTGCCGCCTTTGCCGCGTGGCAGCAGGTTGCGCACCGTCAGACCGGTCCGCTTTTCCGTGCCATTTCCAAGGGGGAGCGCGTGGGTGGGCGGGCCCTTACGCCCTATGCCGTGACGCGCATCCTGCAACGCCGGGCGCTGATGGCCGAGGTCGCACCAGACGTTGCAGCCCGGTTGAGTGCCCATGCGCTGCGTTCGGGCTATATTGTGGAAGCCCTGCGTCAGGGCATGGACCCCACTGTTCTGTGCCAGCATACCCGCTACCGTGACCCGCGTGCCCTGCGTCCGTATGAACGCCAGCTTGCCCATGACTGA
- a CDS encoding energy transducer TonB, with protein sequence MGMTYAEQSDNTLQKVIVFALVLAFEGLLVLALLYGLGSAPDAPQEPSKPPVEVHMIKEPPPPPPPPPPPPPPPEITQPPPPYIPPPKIQVPTPPPPMKVTHTKPPKAMPPARATPPADAPVSNAPPVPDHMAGTSPLNHVVPEYPEEMSEEGREGVVSVACDVEPTGVTSNCQVVNVKGGQAFADAALKAVRRSRYAPAVKNGVPVKEFHHLYTITFSLND encoded by the coding sequence ATGGGTATGACGTATGCGGAACAGAGTGATAATACACTACAAAAGGTAATTGTTTTCGCCCTTGTCCTGGCATTTGAAGGGTTGCTGGTTCTGGCGCTCCTGTACGGGCTTGGCTCCGCGCCTGATGCCCCGCAGGAGCCGTCCAAGCCGCCTGTGGAAGTGCACATGATCAAGGAGCCACCGCCGCCACCGCCGCCACCACCGCCGCCGCCGCCACCGCCGGAAATTACGCAGCCGCCGCCGCCGTACATTCCGCCGCCGAAAATTCAGGTGCCGACACCGCCGCCGCCGATGAAGGTGACGCACACGAAGCCGCCAAAGGCCATGCCGCCGGCACGGGCCACCCCGCCTGCCGATGCGCCCGTGTCCAACGCGCCGCCCGTGCCTGACCACATGGCCGGAACGTCGCCGCTGAACCACGTGGTGCCGGAATACCCCGAAGAGATGTCGGAAGAAGGCCGTGAAGGCGTGGTATCTGTGGCATGTGACGTGGAACCGACCGGTGTCACCAGCAACTGCCAGGTGGTGAATGTAAAGGGCGGCCAGGCTTTTGCTGACGCCGCGCTGAAGGCGGTACGTCGTTCGCGTTATGCGCCGGCTGTCAAGAATGGTGTGCCCGTCAAGGAGTTCCACCATCTCTATACGATCACGTTCAGTCTGAATGACTGA